One stretch of Actinacidiphila sp. DG2A-62 DNA includes these proteins:
- a CDS encoding Asp23/Gls24 family envelope stress response protein — translation MSDEQPGGRHALEHAVAKAAAQVPGVAFLRPGIADYLRGAARPRVLGRHGGPPAGVRVARRERTGPWEVHVQVVVRGGHRAVDVARAVRAAASEVVAAAADAPPALHIKVTVAGSV, via the coding sequence GGGCGGCACGCGCTGGAGCACGCGGTGGCGAAGGCCGCGGCGCAGGTGCCGGGGGTCGCGTTCCTGCGGCCCGGGATCGCGGACTACCTGCGCGGCGCGGCGCGTCCGCGGGTGCTCGGGCGCCACGGCGGGCCGCCGGCCGGGGTGCGGGTGGCCCGGCGCGAGCGCACCGGGCCGTGGGAGGTGCACGTGCAGGTCGTGGTCCGCGGGGGCCACCGCGCGGTGGACGTGGCCCGCGCGGTCCGCGCGGCGGCCTCCGAGGTCGTCGCTGCCGCTGCGGACGCCCCTCCCGCCCTCCACATCAAGGTGACGGTGGCCGGCTCCGTGTG